The Porphyrobacter sp. HT-58-2 genome has a window encoding:
- a CDS encoding TonB-dependent receptor has protein sequence MKSALSRAAKMRLLVGTSLAVTAMPLAAQDAEPASGATIGEIVVTAQKREQNLQEVPLAISVLGSEKLQQLQVNDARDLSGLAPNVTVITGQSSNNAAVISMRGITSPASETFGLDTANALYLDGIYIARSGASGMDMAEVERVEVLRGPQGTLFGRNTTGGAIAFVTRAPSDEFGIRTEIGYGNYNAFNGRIAVDTGLIGGAIKATLSYARRQRDGTVDDLMESRDSRDPGSFKTDSFRGALRADIGTTGYVQYIFDWTRTDGTPLAFQLTNVADGTPRPPLTVNGVQIVQTQQAPVAQYLANATFTDPRCAALAVPTRAFRDRICLDDNEPTRDKIWGHNFQIYNDFGGFAAKLVTGYRRWNNTINGTDFDGMGDFSGPAFSQSTLFNGFAGTPAQALLPFVFPQGTPQATIDFVAGLPVPTTNAGLFTTSNDRRHEQFQAELEFSGDTDTLDWVVGGFYFWEEGSELNPQLSGFVLDTNTAVFSNFGPLSGAFQASNPARYRLVVTPATLSYSADADSKAVYSQVTYYPGGRDSGASITAGARYTWDDKGIIRTQNGAAPLATPQVGDASFSKLTWNLMGRYEFSPEASVYARVATGYRSGGFNASDPLSTDGSVPNFDEEEVTSYELGVKTELFDRRLRLNVAGYHNIFEGLAVFQPTLTGQGTFQSVVRNAGKVEYTGIEADFQAAVSNTFSFDGSIGYVDVKFKELLAGQPVVAADGVQNIAAFARPAYTSPFTANFAANAVFPLGSNGTELRARVGYTYEDGKYSFNNTISSPFNEQIRGDNVNLVDAQIVIDKIPLSGGEARIMIWGKNLFDDNNLLRGIDFGPLGYAGGIFGLPRTFGVTFGFNY, from the coding sequence ATGAAATCTGCTTTGAGCCGCGCCGCAAAGATGCGGCTGCTTGTGGGAACAAGCCTTGCCGTTACGGCCATGCCGCTGGCTGCGCAGGACGCCGAACCGGCCTCCGGGGCCACGATCGGTGAAATCGTGGTGACCGCGCAGAAGCGCGAACAGAACCTGCAGGAAGTGCCGCTGGCAATTTCGGTGCTGGGCAGCGAAAAGCTCCAGCAGCTTCAAGTCAACGATGCGCGTGACCTGAGCGGCCTTGCCCCGAACGTCACTGTCATAACCGGTCAGTCCAGCAACAATGCTGCGGTCATCTCGATGCGCGGGATCACCAGCCCGGCGAGCGAGACTTTCGGCCTGGATACCGCCAATGCCCTTTATCTTGACGGCATCTACATCGCGCGTTCAGGTGCCAGCGGCATGGACATGGCCGAGGTCGAGCGGGTCGAAGTACTGCGCGGCCCCCAGGGCACGCTGTTCGGCCGCAACACCACCGGCGGCGCAATCGCCTTCGTGACCCGCGCGCCGAGCGATGAATTCGGCATCCGCACCGAAATCGGCTACGGCAATTACAATGCCTTCAACGGCCGCATTGCTGTCGATACCGGCCTGATCGGCGGCGCAATCAAGGCGACGCTGTCCTATGCCCGCCGTCAGCGGGACGGCACGGTGGACGATTTGATGGAAAGTCGCGATTCCCGCGATCCCGGCTCGTTCAAGACCGATTCGTTCCGCGGCGCGCTCCGGGCTGACATCGGAACGACAGGCTATGTCCAGTACATCTTCGACTGGACTCGAACTGACGGTACGCCTCTCGCTTTCCAGCTGACCAACGTGGCCGACGGCACCCCGCGCCCGCCACTGACCGTGAACGGCGTCCAGATCGTCCAGACCCAGCAGGCACCGGTTGCGCAATATCTCGCCAATGCGACCTTCACCGATCCGCGATGCGCTGCGCTAGCGGTGCCAACCCGCGCGTTCCGCGATCGGATCTGCCTCGATGACAACGAGCCGACGCGCGATAAAATCTGGGGCCACAACTTCCAGATCTACAATGATTTCGGTGGCTTCGCCGCAAAGTTGGTGACCGGTTACCGACGCTGGAACAACACCATCAATGGCACCGATTTCGATGGGATGGGCGATTTCAGCGGCCCGGCCTTCTCGCAGTCAACCCTGTTCAACGGTTTTGCCGGCACCCCGGCGCAGGCCTTGCTGCCCTTTGTTTTCCCGCAGGGAACGCCCCAAGCAACGATCGATTTCGTTGCCGGCCTGCCGGTACCGACCACCAACGCCGGCTTGTTCACGACCAGCAATGATCGGCGCCACGAACAATTTCAGGCCGAGCTGGAGTTCTCGGGTGATACCGACACGCTCGATTGGGTCGTGGGCGGCTTCTATTTCTGGGAAGAGGGTTCGGAGCTCAACCCGCAGCTCAGCGGCTTCGTGCTCGACACGAACACAGCCGTGTTCAGCAATTTCGGCCCCCTTTCCGGGGCTTTCCAGGCCTCCAACCCGGCGCGTTACCGTCTTGTCGTGACCCCGGCGACGCTGTCCTATTCGGCCGACGCGGACTCCAAGGCGGTCTATAGCCAGGTCACCTATTACCCCGGCGGGCGTGACAGCGGGGCGAGCATCACCGCTGGCGCACGCTACACCTGGGACGACAAGGGCATCATCCGCACCCAGAACGGAGCGGCACCGCTCGCGACGCCGCAGGTGGGTGACGCGAGCTTCAGCAAGTTGACGTGGAACCTGATGGGCCGGTACGAATTCAGCCCGGAAGCCAGCGTCTATGCGCGCGTGGCGACCGGCTATCGCTCGGGCGGCTTCAATGCCTCCGACCCGCTGTCGACCGACGGCAGCGTGCCGAACTTCGACGAGGAAGAAGTCACCTCCTACGAACTCGGCGTAAAGACCGAGCTGTTCGATCGCCGTCTACGTCTCAATGTGGCAGGCTATCACAACATCTTCGAAGGCCTTGCGGTGTTCCAGCCCACCCTGACCGGCCAGGGCACCTTCCAGTCGGTGGTGCGCAACGCGGGCAAGGTCGAATACACCGGGATCGAGGCTGACTTCCAGGCGGCTGTGTCCAACACATTCTCGTTTGACGGCTCGATCGGGTATGTCGATGTGAAGTTCAAGGAACTGCTCGCCGGGCAGCCGGTCGTTGCGGCCGACGGGGTGCAGAACATCGCTGCCTTCGCGCGGCCCGCCTATACCTCGCCCTTCACCGCGAACTTCGCTGCCAACGCGGTCTTCCCGCTCGGCTCGAACGGAACCGAGCTGCGGGCGCGCGTCGGCTACACCTACGAAGACGGCAAATACAGCTTCAACAACACGATCTCCTCGCCCTTCAACGAACAGATCCGCGGCGACAACGTAAACCTCGTCGATGCGCAGATCGTCATTGACAAGATCCCGCTCAGCGGCGGCGAAGCGCGGATCATGATCTGGGGCAAGAACCTGTTCGACGACAACAACCTGCTCCGCGGGATCGATTTCGGCCCACTCGGCTATGCGGGCGGCATTTTCGGCCTGCCGCGCACCTTCGGCGTGACCTTCGGGTTCAACTACTGA
- a CDS encoding DUF4153 domain-containing protein, which produces MTLAPTQPTRSRFSFAIKAGAAIGLLLLADGLLYGYQGGAVLGLFALVWVAVLALARPAVRRARGGWAALALAALYAAALIHDPGPLATLLLLAAIGTAALLPGHVFDHAGLWALRLIMLGLKAPLRPLRDGWRLASLSGNGGLLGKAMILNIVLPLTGGALFLALFASANPVLDQALSGITLPDLSALIGHVFLMGLVLVFVWPTLRPRALRLAGGAGGAGLGLGQRWPHPSVTMMLMALAVFNAVFALQNALDIVFLWSGAPLPVGVTLAEYAHRGAYTLIATALLAGLFVLVALRPGSQAAGTPLVRVLVLVWVGQNLLLVASSILRLADYIAAYSLTEWRIAALAWMLLVASGLMLICWRLMTGRSAAWLINANALAAGAVLTAASLADTGAIAARWNVDNLRDPAQLDLCYLERLDSSALLPLIDLARAPVGPAMRDRAAYLSVRAHRRLAAQQADWQSWTLRGALRLAEAEAKLAAAPLAQPRAARHGRTCGGEILPPPAPPVTLPTAPLTQDENP; this is translated from the coding sequence ATGACACTTGCCCCCACTCAACCGACCCGATCCCGCTTTAGTTTCGCGATCAAGGCAGGCGCGGCCATCGGTTTGCTGTTGCTCGCTGATGGGCTGCTTTATGGATATCAAGGCGGAGCGGTGCTTGGGCTGTTCGCGCTGGTGTGGGTGGCGGTGCTGGCGCTGGCGCGTCCCGCGGTGCGCCGGGCGCGCGGGGGCTGGGCGGCTCTGGCGCTGGCGGCGCTGTATGCAGCCGCGCTGATCCATGATCCGGGGCCGCTGGCGACGTTGCTGTTGCTCGCCGCGATCGGGACGGCGGCGTTGCTGCCGGGCCATGTATTCGACCATGCCGGGCTGTGGGCGCTGCGCCTCATCATGCTGGGCTTGAAGGCGCCCTTACGCCCCCTGAGGGATGGCTGGCGGCTGGCGAGCCTTTCGGGGAATGGGGGTTTGCTGGGCAAGGCGATGATCCTCAACATTGTGCTGCCGCTGACGGGTGGAGCGCTGTTCCTTGCCCTGTTCGCCAGCGCCAATCCGGTGCTGGATCAGGCATTGTCAGGGATCACCCTGCCGGATCTTTCGGCGCTGATCGGCCATGTCTTCCTGATGGGGCTGGTGCTGGTGTTCGTGTGGCCGACGCTGCGCCCGCGCGCGCTGCGACTGGCGGGAGGTGCAGGCGGGGCAGGGTTAGGGCTTGGACAGCGCTGGCCCCATCCTTCTGTGACCATGATGCTGATGGCGCTGGCAGTGTTCAATGCGGTGTTCGCGCTGCAGAACGCGCTCGACATCGTCTTCCTGTGGAGCGGCGCGCCGTTGCCCGTGGGCGTGACGCTGGCTGAATATGCCCATCGCGGCGCCTATACCTTGATTGCCACGGCGCTGCTGGCTGGGCTGTTCGTGCTGGTCGCGCTGCGCCCGGGATCGCAGGCCGCTGGCACGCCGCTGGTGCGCGTGCTGGTGCTGGTGTGGGTGGGGCAGAACCTGCTGCTGGTGGCATCGAGCATCCTGCGCCTTGCTGATTACATTGCCGCCTATTCGCTGACCGAGTGGCGGATTGCAGCGCTGGCGTGGATGTTGCTGGTGGCGAGCGGGCTGATGCTGATCTGCTGGCGGCTGATGACGGGCCGATCGGCGGCCTGGCTGATCAACGCCAACGCACTGGCGGCCGGGGCGGTCCTGACTGCGGCGAGCCTGGCCGATACCGGGGCAATCGCGGCGCGATGGAACGTCGATAACCTGCGCGATCCGGCGCAGCTCGACCTGTGTTATCTGGAGCGGCTGGACAGTTCCGCGCTGCTTCCGCTGATCGACCTTGCGCGGGCGCCGGTTGGCCCGGCGATGCGCGACCGTGCGGCTTACCTCAGTGTGAGAGCGCACCGGCGTCTTGCCGCGCAGCAGGCCGATTGGCAGAGCTGGACCTTGCGCGGCGCGTTGCGTCTGGCCGAGGCCGAGGCGAAACTGGCAGCCGCGCCGCTTGCCCAGCCGCGCGCTGCGCGTCATGGCCGGACATGCGGGGGCGAGATCCTGCCGCCGCCTGCGCCGCCGGTCACGCTGCCAACTGCGCCATTGACGCAAGACGAAAACCCGTGA
- a CDS encoding response regulator transcription factor, producing the protein MERTILVVDDDPHIRQLLVFALGKAGLAAVEAEDGEQALARITADAPDLVILDINMPRMDGLEVCRRVRAASAVPILFLSSRDDEIDRVLGIELGADDYVVKPFSPREVVARTQAILRRASGVTGAHAGVSADEGKLIQHGCLRLDTESWRASWDDRDVALTVTEFALLRTLAARPGKVFSRDEIIDRLHGPGFAVTDRTIDSHIRNLRAKFAAVGAESLIETRPGIGYALGACRGSGAT; encoded by the coding sequence ATGGAGCGCACCATCCTTGTCGTCGATGACGATCCCCACATCCGCCAGCTGCTGGTCTTCGCGCTCGGCAAGGCGGGGCTGGCGGCGGTCGAGGCGGAAGATGGCGAGCAGGCTCTTGCCCGGATCACCGCCGATGCACCGGATCTGGTCATCCTCGATATCAACATGCCGCGCATGGACGGGCTGGAGGTGTGCCGACGCGTGCGCGCCGCCAGCGCCGTGCCGATCCTCTTCCTGTCCTCGCGCGATGACGAGATCGACCGGGTGTTGGGGATCGAACTGGGGGCGGATGATTATGTGGTGAAGCCCTTTTCCCCGCGCGAGGTTGTGGCCCGCACGCAGGCGATCCTGCGCCGTGCCTCAGGCGTAACTGGCGCTCATGCCGGCGTGTCGGCGGATGAAGGCAAGCTCATCCAGCATGGCTGTCTGAGGCTCGATACCGAGAGCTGGCGGGCGAGCTGGGATGACCGGGACGTGGCACTGACCGTCACCGAATTCGCGCTGCTGCGCACCCTTGCCGCGCGGCCCGGCAAGGTCTTCAGCCGCGATGAAATCATCGACCGGCTGCACGGCCCCGGATTTGCGGTCACCGATCGCACGATCGACAGCCACATCCGCAATCTGCGCGCCAAGTTCGCCGCTGTCGGCGCAGAGAGCCTGATCGAGACGCGGCCCGGCATCGGTTATGCGCTTGGAGCTTGTCGGGGTTCCGGCGCGACATGA
- a CDS encoding sensor histidine kinase encodes MIRAAKAWLKARWPRLRLRTIVFATLFTVAALPGIAAMFLRVYENTLVRQTEAELVAQGAALAAAAEAMWPGAAERTIPDPQDFRPEVPTIDLSSSAILPERPAPQTTATAPEPEAVAAARALAPVAARTRQVTLSAIVLLDQKGQVASIKNPGSLAALPEVRAALAGRPETVLRRNGDYRATYNFEWLSRAAALRVHHARPIMVEGRVVGVLLLSRSARALFKGLYADRGKIALGIVAIFGLLIVLSGVLSRGIVRPVEALARASRALASGRQEFPDPPRTAAIEIQALYADFARMAEAIERRSRYLRDFAHAVSHEFKTPLAGIRGTLEILGDHGDTMATDERRRFLANADADAARLTMLTSRLLELARADLSADDAAGRADLGAVLRRLRDAYGSESFAVEAAVPAGLPLLAIREASLEAIVSALIDNSRQAGANLIGFAVQPDLSAGAVRIIVTDDGPGIPAADRERIFEPFFTTRRASGGSGLGLSIVKSLIEAAGGTLRLADGEGGASFVLTLPLAR; translated from the coding sequence ATGATCCGCGCAGCGAAGGCATGGCTCAAGGCCCGCTGGCCGCGGCTGCGGCTGCGCACCATCGTCTTTGCCACGCTGTTCACTGTTGCCGCGCTGCCGGGAATCGCGGCGATGTTCCTCAGGGTCTACGAGAATACGCTGGTGCGCCAGACCGAGGCGGAGCTGGTTGCGCAAGGGGCGGCGCTGGCGGCGGCGGCTGAGGCCATGTGGCCGGGAGCGGCCGAGCGAACAATCCCCGATCCGCAGGATTTCCGGCCCGAGGTGCCGACCATTGATCTTAGCAGCAGCGCGATCCTGCCCGAACGGCCCGCACCGCAAACAACTGCGACTGCACCCGAACCTGAGGCAGTGGCAGCCGCGCGTGCGCTGGCACCGGTGGCGGCGCGCACCCGGCAGGTGACATTATCGGCGATTGTCCTGCTCGATCAAAAGGGGCAGGTCGCCTCGATCAAGAACCCCGGAAGCCTCGCCGCCCTGCCCGAAGTGCGCGCCGCACTGGCAGGGCGGCCGGAAACCGTGCTGCGCCGCAACGGCGATTACCGCGCCACTTACAACTTCGAATGGCTCAGCCGCGCCGCCGCCTTGCGGGTGCATCATGCGCGGCCGATCATGGTCGAAGGGCGCGTGGTCGGGGTGTTGCTGCTGTCGCGTTCGGCGCGGGCGCTGTTCAAGGGGCTCTATGCCGATCGCGGCAAGATCGCGCTGGGGATTGTCGCCATTTTCGGCCTGCTGATCGTGCTGTCCGGCGTGCTGTCACGCGGGATCGTGCGCCCGGTCGAGGCACTGGCCCGCGCCAGCCGCGCGCTTGCCTCGGGGCGGCAGGAGTTTCCCGATCCGCCGCGCACCGCAGCGATCGAGATTCAGGCGCTCTACGCCGATTTCGCCCGCATGGCCGAGGCGATCGAGCGGCGCTCGCGTTACCTGCGCGATTTCGCCCATGCGGTGAGCCACGAGTTCAAGACCCCGCTGGCGGGCATCAGAGGCACGCTGGAAATCCTCGGCGATCATGGCGACACGATGGCGACGGATGAACGCCGCCGTTTCCTTGCCAATGCCGATGCCGATGCGGCGCGGCTGACGATGCTGACGTCGCGTCTGCTGGAGTTGGCGCGTGCCGATCTCAGCGCCGATGATGCGGCGGGACGTGCCGATCTGGGCGCGGTGCTGCGGCGGCTGCGGGATGCTTATGGAAGCGAGAGTTTTGCCGTGGAAGCAGCAGTCCCCGCTGGCCTGCCGCTGCTGGCAATCCGCGAAGCGTCGCTTGAGGCAATTGTCAGCGCGCTGATCGACAACAGCCGGCAGGCGGGCGCAAACCTGATCGGTTTTGCGGTGCAGCCCGACCTGAGCGCAGGGGCGGTGCGGATCATTGTCACCGACGATGGCCCCGGCATCCCCGCTGCCGACCGCGAGCGGATCTTCGAGCCGTTCTTCACGACTCGGCGCGCAAGTGGCGGCAGCGGGCTGGGCCTGTCGATCGTCAAGTCGCTGATCGAAGCGGCTGGCGGCACGCTGCGGCTGGCGGACGGCGAGGGCGGGGCGAGCTTCGTCCTCACCCTGCCGCTCGCCCGCTGA